The DNA segment TTGCTTGTTggctttttctcatgttttttagaaagaggagaaattgcacaaatttgttCAGAgttgaaggtttaaatattaagaaataaaaggaaagtgtctgaaagcagcacaagaaaagtgatgttgttcacggtttcaaagggtgaagaCTTAGAGACATTTGGTTAACTTTTTGATTATTCTCACTGGGGTATTCCAAGAAGAAAAGAAGGTGAGATTAGAAGTGAGTTGAGCCTGTCTTCCCTCTtgatgttcatgttttgttatgTGTTGTTGATATTTTCCCTCCATTTTCTCCAGGTATTTTCATACCATCTACCTTGGCGTTCGAAGTCGTCAGAGTGCGGAGACAGAGCGCTGGCGGTACTACTGGAGGATGGTCTATGAGTTTGCAGACGTGAGCATGCTGCATCTACTAGCCACCTTCCTGGAGAGCGCTCCACAACTAGTGCTGCAGCTGTGCATCAtcatacagacacacaagcTCCAGGCTGTgcaaggtaacacacacacacacacacatacacaaacacatacatacacgtCTATGACCTGGTGAGGACAGTCACTGATGTAATGCACTCGCTAACATCTCACTGTCATCCTTAACCATCACAAGTCAGGGCCTCACCCCCAGCCCTCACCCTGAAGCCTCTCCAGTGTAGTTTTCATATCTCTTATTCagatttgtgattttatgtggttttctgtttttgtgtttttttgacatactatgtaaatatatatatatgtatacacacactaaacacactactgtttttatctgtttttgaaaggcaaactatactatgacagtTACATCCATTTTTGGACGAtttactatactatgaaattttcatcaatttttgaatgacatacaatattatgacatttttatcaaattttggacaacatactttactatgacatttttatcagtttttgaaccacatactatactatgatgtttttattgattttttaacaacattctatactatgatgtttttattcatttttagacgacatactttactatgacatttttatcagtttttgaacCACATACCATATTGACGTTTACAAcgatttttgaaagacatactacactatggagtttttatcatttttgaacgacatactatactatgacatttttatcagtttttggacaacagactagactatgacgtttttattaatttttggagGAAATTCTAAAACAGGAcgctttatcattttttgaaagaaatactatacaatgatgttttaatgatttttttgaacgacatacaatactatcactctaaaaaaaatatttaatgacaaactatactttaacgtttttatgattttctgaACGGCATACTCAACCatgacattaatattattttttgaataacatactgtactataactttttatcagtttttaatgGCAATACTGTACTTTGacgtttttatgtttttttgaatgacacaCTGTACTGTCCCATGTTTCAGATTTTTACTATGACattcttatcatttttttaatgacatacgaCACTGAGACACttgattgatgttttttttagatgggaTGAGATGGTAAAAGAGTCATGCCCAAAGTCTGGCCCAGGGGGCCATAAATAACCTTGTTCCAAATGGCCCTGGGCTCCTCTTTCAAAATATACCATATAATTAACACAATATTAGTTAATCAAGCAAGctcacttttcatttatttttatccaatacaatcatacagtttgtagacatgcaccagATTGGAACTACGCAGGCaaaactaatgtgttttcagaaacagaagCACAATAGACATTCGTTGAATACTGCATGAACATCTAACATGACTTCTCTGAGATATCAGTGTCCTCTTTTCATGCAGCAgcattattgttttgatttttataagATGGTTAGAAAATTAATGTGGAGAAGTTGTGAGCCACGGGAAATGTAATCTTGCAACAccatattttctgtaattttacgTGCACTACCATACATATGCACTCTGTTATTTGAGCCCTACAATCTAAGTAAAGAAAATGATGTAGTCTGTGTAATAGACGCCAAGATGAAACCTGTATTCATCATCTCATCTGCCTTTGTTTCTGATGGCAAGTATATTTGCCAAAATATATGTGTTTCTTTACTGTCTCCATGATGTAGCATTCAAATTAAACCCACTGggtccctgtgtctctgtctgttgcAGGTATGACAGCAGCAGCCTCCCTCGTCTCTCTGGCCTGGGCCCTGGCCTCCTACCAGAAGGCCCTGCGAGAGTCTCGCGATGACAAAAAGCCCATCAGCTACCTGGCTGTCATCATCCAGTTCTGCTGGCACTTCTTCACCATCGCAGCGAGGGTCATCACCTTCGCCCTGTTCGCCTCTGTGTTCCAACTCTACTTTGGCATCTTCATTGTCCTGCACTGGTGCATCATGACCTTCTGGATTGTCCACTGTGAGACAGACTTCTGCATCAGCAAGTGGGAGGAGATTGTCTTTGACATGGTGGTAGGCATCATCTACATCTTCTCCTGGTTCAACGTCAAGGAGGGACGGACAAGGTGAGGACGCTCAACTCCAATCAGTGTGATGTAGACCTGAAGAAAAATGGATAAATCTTTAAATCAGTTGAAGGACTTTATTATTCTGTTATTGCTTCATTTTGAAGATTAGTCACATGATGTTCTATCAGCTGCATGGTTCTTTCTAATCTTCTGTGTGTCCctttaataattaattcatcattttataatttttttttttttacctctctaaattttttttttcgttttttcgGGTCCATGAACACAAGATCAGGTGGAActtcatgagttcttttttttccctcaacagCTGTTTGAGATGAGTTTAAGAGTTTAAGACCACATTTAGACCAGAACAGCcctacaaaaaaatgcattcatgtgATGACATTATGAAAATGATCTTTGTGTAACTGAAAAAGAACATGAAGTGCATGCATGAAACGAGGCCATAACGttaccgttctcacaggatccatgCATTGCCAGTTTTCAGGGCGATAGAAGGGggtgcattttcaaaagattacactctgaaacctggttgcaaaagtttgcattttcggGCTCCCATAACGCTGTTGTCATGCGAaagaaaggccaaactgcaacaaatttttaatgtttcatgcaagaactgttgccatgtaaaTGGCCCCTAAGATGCGATGAGTTTAAGATGctgggtggataattgatctgtcaatctgatcagagctgatcagattgatggacgAGAGGAGCAGTTGCTGTAGACTTTTATACCCAGTGCAATGAATACTTTCACTGTGTCTGGGGTTTTGCTGCTCCAAGAGTGTGTAgcaatcaataatcaaacagtatataaatatgtatttcagtAGAATGGTATttaatgaacggtccagctccaacaacataaaatacacgGCGGCAGACATTTTAGTCAATTAATTGTGTGATAGACCTACCTAGGAACTGGATTGTAAACTGTAGTCACTCCCACTTTAAATGGGAGAAGAGATGTGCGGTCATTCTGAAGCTTTAACATTTGAACTTTTTGAATGAACAACATGAGatggttatttctttttcactgtAAAGACATCCACCCAACTGTGTGATACAGAGAACAATGGTGAGTATGAAATTTGCTGTTTGTGACAAAGCATAAAGCACTGATGCACTGGGTTTAACCACTGAAGTGGAGGCATGGAGATACAGAGTATTCAGTTGTTCTCATTCTTAAGATTGAGacgccaaaagtcaccttttgcATATGTATGAAATGCCACTAGAGGTGTCAGGAgaaaacacagccagacagaacccTTTCTGGTGTTCACCTGCTGTTTCTATATAATACACTGCAGGatagcgtcaggttgaaacgaaTCCAGTAACAACCTAATGTAAGGAGAGTGAGGGTGCCTATTGGATGGGTGGGTCCAACAACCCTAGACTTCATGCGAACATGTAATCATGCATGGCCTTGCCTAATCCTAACAatctgtggcagcatgtgcgtttgttgacgtcatgccattggttgccatgttgtTGTCTTAATATAACCACGTGCATTTGTTATCACAGTAGCGCCATACCGGTACGAAAACAGCAGACCCAGGAGGATACGTAAAACGTAATTTGTAGACACGGAATTCCACTGCAAAGTGGAAATGTGACaaactgcaaagcagcaacacgTAAAGACTTGGGAAAAGAACGTATTGGTGTTACCATCCTCACAGCTCACtgtcaaaatacaaaagaaGCACTTGCAACCACATGTTTACCCATCCTGCTAATCCTGTTGACATGCTTCATGATTTACTACTTTGCTCACTGACATAGTGTCATTCtatctgatttcttttgtttcatgtcTTTGTGCAGGTGTCGACTTTTCATCTATTACCTGGTGATTTTGGTGGAGAACGCTGCTCTCAGTGCACTGTGGTACCTCTACCGGTCTCCTCACACCACTGACGCCTTTGCAGTGCCAGCACTCTGTGTCATCTTTAGCAGTTTCCTCACCGGTGTGGTTTTCATGCTTATGTACTATGCCTTTTTCCATCCCAATGGGCCACGCTTCGGGCGCTCGCCAAGTGGCCAGGGTCTCGACCTGGATGCCACTGCTCAGTTCTCCACACTACCATCTGAAGGTGCCACCAACTCGTTACGTTCCAACCGCGGTGCCACCACAACCCTGGAGCGTGACATGGGAAAGTATTCTGAGCGGGATGGCTGCATGCCAGTTTTTCAGGTCCGACCCACAGTGCCATCCACACCATCGTCTCGTGCTCCGCGCCTCGAGGAGACTGTCATCAAGATCGACCTTTGTAGGAACCGCTACCCAGCCTGGGAGCGCCATGTCCTCGACCGCAGTATACGCAAGGCAATCCTGGCCATAGACTGCTCGCTGACTCCCCCACGGCTGCAGTACAAAGATGATGCTCTGGTGCAAGAGAGGTTGGAATATGAGACCACGTTATAGTTCCACCCTCAGAACCTGTAGAGGGGAGCAGCCATCAGAGGATTATCCTGCTATCACATAAACACTAACAGGGACTGTG comes from the Plectropomus leopardus isolate mb chromosome 12, YSFRI_Pleo_2.0, whole genome shotgun sequence genome and includes:
- the xkr4 gene encoding XK-related protein 4, which encodes MAAKSDGVLKMKKSDVAFTPLQNSEHSGSVQGLHPGAQPDSAGTGDGDFVNGESRCCGGGGSNSTCLRLGREQQRYTVWDCLWIVAAVAVYLADVGTDVWLSVDYYLRRDYWWFGLTLFFVVLGSFSVQLFSFRWFVHDFSTEDGAESAADCSHMDGNKLLSGSASHGDVTAQHHPATPQRQASTASKNTTTNSTASTAVGSRSRKRSAYYSFCVWFGQSLIHILQLGQIWRYFHTIYLGVRSRQSAETERWRYYWRMVYEFADVSMLHLLATFLESAPQLVLQLCIIIQTHKLQAVQGMTAAASLVSLAWALASYQKALRESRDDKKPISYLAVIIQFCWHFFTIAARVITFALFASVFQLYFGIFIVLHWCIMTFWIVHCETDFCISKWEEIVFDMVVGIIYIFSWFNVKEGRTRCRLFIYYLVILVENAALSALWYLYRSPHTTDAFAVPALCVIFSSFLTGVVFMLMYYAFFHPNGPRFGRSPSGQGLDLDATAQFSTLPSEGATNSLRSNRGATTTLERDMGKYSERDGCMPVFQVRPTVPSTPSSRAPRLEETVIKIDLCRNRYPAWERHVLDRSIRKAILAIDCSLTPPRLQYKDDALVQERLEYETTL